The Labrys wisconsinensis genome has a segment encoding these proteins:
- a CDS encoding xylulokinase, producing the protein MRDLVIGVDASTTGVKAIAFDRGGAPVAEARAAYPLSMPLPGHVEQDAEDWWSALSGALRTLVAEVGAARIGALAIGHQRETFVFVDAAGHPLAPAILWLDERARPQVARLSAAVGRERLRDLSGKPPDPTPALYGIAWMAEHRPQVVAAAHAVLDAGGFLIRRLTGRLATSVPSADPLGLVHVETGAWDETLVAAAGLRPAQLPALVAPGAVIATLTAEAAALTGLAPDTAIVAGAGDGQMAGLGVGAIDEATGYLSLGSGVVTGLFGRDYRTADAHRTLASPTGRGFMFETVLRSGMQLVEWTVRTLRPPAAGAASDLEALQAAALAVPPGSGGLMVLPYWAGVMNPYWDEAARGVVLGLTLDHTPAHLFRAALEGIAYEQHVTTHLLEASVGRRPERFIACGGGTKSPLLMAVMAAVLERPLAVSPVNEAVALGAGVLAAAALGWHGSIEAAAAAMVAPPTRIVEPDPALTAAYAPRIAIYRDVFAATSGVAQRLYALGTG; encoded by the coding sequence ATGCGCGACCTCGTCATCGGCGTCGATGCCTCGACCACCGGCGTCAAAGCCATCGCGTTCGACCGCGGCGGCGCGCCGGTGGCCGAGGCGCGCGCCGCCTATCCCCTGTCCATGCCCCTGCCCGGCCATGTCGAGCAGGACGCGGAGGACTGGTGGTCCGCCCTGAGCGGCGCCTTGCGGACGCTGGTCGCCGAGGTCGGCGCGGCGCGGATCGGCGCCCTCGCCATCGGCCACCAGCGCGAGACCTTCGTCTTCGTCGATGCGGCGGGGCACCCGCTCGCTCCCGCCATCCTCTGGCTCGACGAGCGCGCCCGGCCGCAGGTCGCCCGCCTCTCCGCCGCGGTCGGCCGCGAGCGCCTGCGCGACCTCAGCGGCAAGCCGCCGGACCCGACGCCGGCGCTCTATGGCATCGCCTGGATGGCCGAGCACCGGCCGCAGGTCGTCGCCGCGGCCCATGCCGTGCTCGATGCCGGCGGCTTCCTGATCCGCCGCCTGACCGGGCGCCTCGCCACCAGCGTGCCCAGCGCCGACCCGCTCGGCCTCGTCCATGTCGAGACCGGCGCCTGGGACGAGACGCTGGTCGCGGCCGCCGGCCTGCGGCCGGCGCAATTGCCGGCCCTGGTTGCGCCGGGTGCGGTCATTGCCACGCTGACGGCCGAGGCCGCGGCCCTGACCGGCCTGGCGCCGGACACGGCGATCGTCGCCGGGGCGGGCGACGGCCAGATGGCCGGCCTCGGCGTCGGCGCCATCGACGAGGCCACCGGCTATCTCTCGCTCGGCTCGGGCGTGGTCACCGGCCTGTTCGGACGCGACTACCGCACCGCCGATGCCCATCGCACCCTGGCGAGCCCGACCGGCCGCGGCTTCATGTTCGAGACCGTGCTGCGCTCCGGCATGCAGCTGGTGGAATGGACGGTGCGGACGCTGCGCCCGCCCGCAGCCGGCGCGGCGAGCGATCTGGAGGCCCTGCAGGCCGCCGCCCTGGCGGTCCCGCCCGGCAGCGGCGGCCTGATGGTGCTGCCCTACTGGGCCGGGGTGATGAACCCCTATTGGGACGAGGCGGCGCGCGGCGTCGTCCTCGGCCTGACCCTGGACCATACGCCGGCGCACCTGTTCAGGGCGGCGCTGGAGGGCATCGCCTACGAGCAGCACGTCACCACCCATCTGCTCGAGGCGAGCGTCGGCCGCCGGCCGGAGCGCTTCATCGCCTGCGGCGGCGGCACGAAATCGCCGCTGCTGATGGCTGTCATGGCCGCCGTGCTGGAGCGCCCGCTGGCGGTCTCGCCGGTGAACGAGGCCGTCGCCCTCGGCGCCGGCGTGCTGGCGGCCGCCGCGCTCGGCTGGCACGGCTCGATCGAGGCGGCAGCCGCCGCCATGGTGGCGCCGCCCACCCGCATCGTCGAACCCGACCCGGCCCTGACCGCGGCCTATGCCCCGCGCATCGCCATCTACCGCGACGTCTTCGCGGCGACGAGCGGGGTGGCGCAGCGGCTCTACGCGCTGGGGACCGGCTGA
- a CDS encoding FAD/NAD(P)-binding protein: MIAGPVAQQPLRIAVVGCGFTGAAFIVHALRSLPGPLALEVVEPAAELGLGVAYAATDPLHRINVPSDRMSLHPEDPGHATRWLFQAGILPGDGASTDAAGHHYVPRRAYGAYVGDVLAEALRQAGPRVRLRHHRAVALGARALPDWSLRLSDGTTVAADRLVLSFGHGAPAAPFPIAPEAAADPRLIANPWQPDAVAALDGDTAVLIVGTGLTMADMVETLLARGHRGPITAVSRRGLIAQPQGLYRDDFDLLEGGPPPSTALALLRLARRRAAAASRAGLGWAPAADALRFELPRLWPALPAAERRRVVQRLLPFWESHRFRMAPQPHRTLSRAVETGRVRVERAGVRSVEVADGRLVATLRRPGGALESAAFGGIVLCIGPDRDPTRHPLVRDLVAAGLARLDALGIGLDVDQGSRLLDRDGRAQAGALALGPMTRGTFGEMTGAPDIVRRVAALAPTLAP; the protein is encoded by the coding sequence ATGATCGCGGGGCCTGTGGCGCAGCAGCCGCTGCGCATCGCCGTGGTCGGCTGCGGCTTCACCGGCGCGGCCTTCATCGTGCACGCCCTGCGCAGCCTGCCCGGCCCGCTCGCGCTCGAGGTGGTCGAGCCTGCCGCCGAGCTCGGCCTCGGCGTCGCCTATGCCGCCACCGACCCGCTGCACCGCATCAACGTGCCGAGCGATCGCATGAGCCTCCATCCGGAGGATCCCGGCCATGCGACGCGCTGGCTGTTCCAGGCCGGCATCCTGCCCGGCGACGGCGCCAGCACCGACGCCGCCGGCCATCACTACGTGCCGCGCCGCGCCTATGGCGCCTATGTCGGCGACGTGCTGGCCGAAGCGCTGCGCCAGGCCGGGCCGCGGGTCCGGCTGCGGCACCACCGCGCCGTTGCGCTCGGCGCCCGGGCGCTGCCGGACTGGTCGCTGCGGCTCTCCGACGGCACGACGGTGGCGGCCGACCGGCTGGTGCTGAGCTTCGGCCATGGCGCGCCGGCCGCGCCCTTCCCCATCGCGCCGGAGGCTGCCGCCGATCCGCGCCTGATCGCCAATCCCTGGCAGCCCGACGCCGTGGCCGCCCTCGACGGCGATACCGCCGTGCTGATCGTCGGCACCGGCCTCACCATGGCCGATATGGTCGAGACCCTGCTGGCGCGCGGCCATCGCGGCCCGATCACCGCCGTGTCCCGGCGCGGCCTCATCGCCCAGCCGCAGGGCCTCTACCGCGACGATTTCGACCTGCTCGAGGGCGGGCCGCCGCCTTCCACCGCCCTGGCGCTGCTGCGGCTGGCGCGGCGCCGGGCCGCGGCGGCGAGCCGTGCCGGCCTCGGCTGGGCGCCGGCCGCCGACGCCCTCCGCTTCGAGCTGCCCCGGCTGTGGCCGGCCCTGCCGGCAGCGGAGCGCCGGCGCGTGGTGCAGCGCCTTCTGCCGTTCTGGGAGTCGCACCGCTTCCGCATGGCGCCGCAGCCGCACCGGACGCTCTCCCGGGCCGTCGAGACCGGCCGCGTCCGGGTGGAGCGGGCCGGGGTGCGCTCGGTCGAGGTCGCGGACGGCCGCCTGGTGGCGACGCTGCGCCGGCCGGGCGGCGCGCTCGAAAGCGCGGCCTTCGGCGGCATCGTGCTGTGCATCGGCCCGGACCGTGATCCGACGCGCCATCCCCTGGTCCGCGACCTCGTCGCCGCGGGCCTGGCGCGGCTCGACGCGCTCGGCATCGGCCTCGACGTCGACCAGGGCAGCCGGCTCCTCGACCGGGACGGACGGGCGCAGGCGGGCGCCCTCGCCCTCGGCCCGATGACCCGCGGCACCTTCGGCGAGATGACCGGCGCGCCCGACATCGTCCGCCGGGTCGCGGCCCTCGCGCCGACGCTGGCGCCGTGA
- the rpmE gene encoding 50S ribosomal protein L31, with translation MKDKIHPDYHDIKIVMTDGTEFVTRSTYGKPGDTLQLDIDPKTHPAWTGGSQQLLDRGGRVSKFNQRFAGISFKR, from the coding sequence ATGAAGGACAAGATTCACCCCGACTATCATGACATCAAGATCGTCATGACCGACGGCACCGAGTTCGTCACCCGCTCGACCTATGGCAAGCCGGGCGACACGCTGCAGCTCGACATCGACCCCAAGACCCATCCGGCCTGGACCGGCGGCTCGCAGCAGCTCCTCGACCGCGGCGGCCGCGTCTCCAAGTTCAACCAGCGCTTCGCCGGCATCAGCTTCAAGCGCTGA
- a CDS encoding sugar ABC transporter substrate-binding protein — protein MSHRRTVLLAAVAAAALVAAPGLGQAKEAKKIGLAVANLQANFFNQIKQSVEAYGKEKGLEVITVDAKGDAATQVSQVQDLITQNIDALIYIPAGATAAAVPVKAAKAAGIPVINVDRNADGAPGDTFIATDSVASAKQVGEWVCKQTGGTGKVAIIHGQKGTTPEVDRTKGWGEMNAACPGLKTVAEQWSQMWAQDEGFKIAQDFLQADPTITVIWGQADALALGAAQAVKVANPDHKILVAGFDGDTAALVALKNGVFDVTATQKTQAMGRLAVDSAIALVAGKDVPALQLQTATLTTKENVEPFIENHP, from the coding sequence ATGTCGCATCGTCGTACCGTCCTGCTCGCGGCCGTGGCCGCCGCCGCGCTGGTCGCCGCGCCCGGGCTCGGGCAGGCCAAGGAGGCCAAGAAGATCGGCCTCGCCGTCGCCAACCTGCAGGCCAACTTCTTCAACCAGATCAAGCAGTCCGTGGAAGCCTACGGCAAGGAGAAGGGCCTGGAGGTGATCACCGTCGACGCCAAGGGTGACGCCGCCACCCAGGTCAGCCAGGTGCAGGACCTGATCACCCAGAACATCGACGCGCTGATCTACATCCCCGCCGGCGCCACCGCCGCCGCCGTGCCGGTCAAGGCCGCCAAGGCCGCCGGCATCCCGGTGATCAACGTCGACCGCAACGCCGACGGCGCCCCGGGCGACACCTTCATCGCCACCGACAGCGTCGCCTCGGCCAAGCAGGTCGGCGAATGGGTGTGCAAGCAGACCGGCGGCACCGGCAAGGTCGCCATCATCCACGGCCAGAAGGGCACCACGCCCGAGGTCGACCGCACCAAGGGCTGGGGCGAGATGAACGCGGCCTGCCCGGGCCTCAAGACCGTCGCCGAGCAGTGGAGCCAGATGTGGGCCCAGGACGAGGGCTTCAAGATCGCCCAGGACTTCCTGCAGGCCGATCCCACCATCACCGTGATCTGGGGCCAGGCCGACGCGCTGGCGCTCGGCGCGGCGCAGGCGGTGAAGGTCGCCAATCCCGACCATAAGATCCTGGTCGCCGGCTTCGACGGCGACACCGCGGCGCTGGTCGCCCTCAAGAACGGGGTGTTCGACGTGACCGCCACACAGAAGACCCAGGCCATGGGGCGCCTCGCCGTGGATTCGGCCATCGCCCTGGTCGCCGGCAAGGACGTCCCGGCCCTGCAGCTGCAGACCGCGACGCTGACGACGAAGGAGAACGTCGAGCCCTTCATCGAGAACCACCCCTGA
- a CDS encoding ABC transporter permease, whose translation MKRLSSWYASLGAVRGPLIGLVALCLALSLSTDTFFTTRNVLNVMDQITVLGVMAIGMTLVILIGGIDLSVGSVLALSMMVMGYLANEMGLPFGLAIVVAILVSALCGLVSGLMITEAGLPPFIATLAMMSVARGIASIITDGQQIVGFPDWFTDLAITRHFSVLSVTVAVMVVLFAIAWIVLRYRAAGRNLYAVGGSVEVARLAGIKVQRTTNWVYTLCGALAGLAGVILAARLDSAQPSSGLGYELDTIAAVVIGGTSLSGGVGGIGGTIVGVLIIGFLRNGLNLLRVSPFVQQIVIGVVIALAVAGDTWRRRMR comes from the coding sequence ATGAAGCGTCTGTCTTCCTGGTATGCGTCGCTGGGCGCGGTACGTGGGCCGCTGATCGGCCTGGTGGCGCTGTGCCTGGCGCTGAGCCTGTCCACCGACACCTTCTTCACCACGCGCAACGTCCTCAACGTCATGGACCAGATCACCGTCCTCGGCGTCATGGCCATCGGCATGACGCTGGTGATTCTGATCGGCGGCATCGACCTGTCGGTCGGCTCGGTGCTGGCGCTGTCGATGATGGTGATGGGCTATCTCGCCAACGAGATGGGCCTGCCCTTCGGCCTCGCCATCGTCGTCGCCATCCTGGTCTCGGCCCTGTGCGGCCTGGTCTCGGGCCTGATGATCACCGAGGCGGGGCTGCCGCCCTTCATCGCCACGCTGGCGATGATGTCGGTGGCCCGCGGCATCGCCAGCATCATCACCGACGGCCAGCAGATCGTCGGCTTCCCCGACTGGTTCACCGACCTCGCCATCACCCGCCACTTTTCGGTCCTGTCGGTGACGGTGGCCGTCATGGTGGTGCTGTTCGCCATCGCCTGGATCGTGCTGCGCTACCGCGCCGCCGGCCGCAACCTCTATGCCGTGGGCGGCAGCGTCGAGGTGGCGCGCCTCGCCGGCATCAAGGTGCAGCGCACCACCAACTGGGTCTACACCCTGTGCGGCGCGCTGGCGGGCCTGGCCGGGGTCATCCTGGCGGCGCGGCTCGACTCGGCCCAGCCGAGCTCGGGCCTGGGCTACGAGCTCGACACCATCGCCGCCGTCGTGATCGGCGGCACCAGCCTGTCCGGCGGCGTCGGCGGCATCGGCGGCACCATCGTCGGCGTGCTGATCATCGGCTTCCTGCGCAACGGGCTCAACCTGCTGCGCGTCTCCCCCTTCGTCCAGCAGATCGTCATCGGCGTCGTCATCGCCCTGGCCGTGGCCGGCGATACCTGGCGCCGGCGCATGCGATGA
- a CDS encoding SDR family oxidoreductase, protein MTIDLTGKTAIVTAAAQGIGRASALALAAAGASVHATDIAGDKLTALDGVPGVRTARLDVLSNEAITDFVGGFPEGVDILFNCAGVVHAGTILECSEADWRFAFDLNVTAMFHMIRAVLPGMIARGGGAIVNMSSVASSVKGVPNRFAYQASKAAVVGITKSVAADYVTQGIRCNAICPGTVESPSLQDRLRATGDFEAARTAFAARQPMGRIGRPEEIADLVVYLAGATFTTGQAHVIDGGWSN, encoded by the coding sequence ATGACCATCGATCTCACCGGCAAGACCGCGATCGTCACCGCCGCGGCCCAGGGCATCGGCCGCGCCTCCGCCCTGGCCCTGGCCGCCGCCGGCGCCAGCGTGCACGCCACCGACATCGCCGGGGACAAGCTCACCGCGCTCGACGGCGTGCCCGGCGTGCGCACGGCGCGGCTGGACGTTCTGTCGAACGAGGCGATCACGGATTTCGTCGGCGGCTTCCCCGAGGGGGTCGACATCCTGTTCAACTGCGCCGGGGTGGTGCATGCCGGCACGATCCTGGAATGCTCGGAGGCGGACTGGCGCTTCGCCTTCGACCTCAACGTCACCGCCATGTTCCACATGATCCGCGCCGTCCTGCCGGGCATGATCGCCCGCGGCGGCGGCGCGATCGTCAACATGTCCTCGGTGGCCTCGAGCGTGAAGGGCGTGCCGAACCGCTTCGCCTACCAGGCCTCGAAGGCGGCGGTGGTCGGCATCACCAAGTCGGTGGCGGCGGACTACGTCACCCAGGGCATCCGCTGCAACGCCATCTGCCCCGGCACGGTGGAGAGCCCGTCCCTGCAGGATCGCCTGCGCGCCACCGGCGACTTCGAGGCCGCCCGCACCGCCTTCGCGGCGCGCCAGCCGATGGGCCGCATCGGCCGGCCGGAGGAGATCGCCGACCTCGTCGTCTATCTCGCCGGCGCGACCTTCACCACCGGCCAGGCGCACGTCATCGACGGCGGCTGGAGCAACTGA
- a CDS encoding macro domain-containing protein produces the protein MRIIRGDLLQLACDGAFDVIIHGCNCQCQMGRGIALSIKQQFPEAYAADCRTPKGSREKLGSFSMAEVERNGRSFIVVNAYTQFHWRGNGVKADYDAIRKVMRTIAARFADGRIGYPRIGAGLAGGDWSIISSIIDEELAQLDHACVEFAPREEDRQAQG, from the coding sequence ATGCGCATCATCCGCGGCGATCTCTTGCAACTGGCCTGCGACGGCGCCTTCGACGTGATCATCCATGGCTGCAATTGCCAATGCCAGATGGGGCGGGGGATCGCGCTGTCGATCAAGCAGCAGTTCCCCGAAGCCTATGCGGCCGATTGCCGGACGCCGAAGGGGAGCCGGGAAAAGCTCGGCAGCTTTTCGATGGCCGAGGTCGAACGGAACGGCCGCTCCTTCATCGTCGTCAATGCCTACACGCAGTTCCATTGGCGGGGAAACGGCGTGAAGGCCGATTACGACGCGATCCGCAAGGTCATGCGCACCATTGCCGCGCGCTTTGCCGATGGTCGGATCGGCTACCCCAGGATCGGCGCGGGGCTGGCGGGAGGCGACTGGTCGATCATCAGCAGCATCATCGACGAAGAACTGGCGCAGCTCGATCACGCCTGCGTGGAATTCGCGCCGCGAGAAGAGGACCGGCAAGCTCAGGGATGA
- a CDS encoding sugar-binding transcriptional regulator, with protein MTAYSEDELKIRAAWLYYVEGNTQERISEQLSVSRMKIHRLLVAAREEGVIQFRIRDKADSCFLLEEQLLKRFGLTEAIVVPRPAEAAAVHLLVAQAASLYLANAAADAMTIGVGWGRTLNQALRRMTARPLKQATVVSLLGGLTKAQPLNPTECAWELAEKIDAACYLLPVPAYADRPEMRDAFMSQRAVQEVINRARRADMALVSVGSLGPEGTISNYGFLDIEEFEELKALGATGDILCSFLGEDGGLIDHPVNRRVCAFPPEELSRIPKVVIASGGYEKVGVLRAALALTRASVLITDETAALGLLAG; from the coding sequence GTGACGGCCTATTCCGAAGACGAACTGAAGATCCGCGCCGCCTGGCTCTACTATGTCGAGGGCAACACCCAGGAGCGGATCTCCGAGCAGCTCTCCGTCAGCCGGATGAAGATCCACCGCCTGCTGGTGGCGGCGCGCGAGGAGGGCGTGATCCAGTTCCGCATCCGCGACAAGGCCGATTCCTGCTTCCTCCTGGAGGAGCAGCTGCTGAAGCGCTTCGGCCTGACCGAGGCGATCGTGGTGCCGAGGCCGGCCGAGGCCGCCGCCGTGCACCTGCTCGTCGCCCAGGCCGCCTCGCTCTACCTCGCCAACGCCGCGGCCGACGCCATGACCATCGGCGTCGGCTGGGGCCGCACCCTCAACCAGGCGCTGCGCCGCATGACGGCGCGCCCGCTGAAGCAGGCGACGGTGGTCTCGCTGCTCGGCGGACTGACCAAGGCCCAGCCGCTCAACCCGACCGAATGCGCCTGGGAGCTGGCCGAGAAGATCGACGCCGCCTGCTATCTCCTGCCCGTTCCCGCCTATGCCGACCGGCCGGAGATGCGCGATGCCTTCATGAGCCAGCGCGCGGTGCAGGAGGTGATCAACCGCGCCCGCCGCGCCGACATGGCGCTGGTCAGCGTCGGCAGCCTCGGCCCGGAGGGCACGATCTCCAATTACGGCTTCCTCGACATCGAGGAGTTCGAGGAGCTGAAGGCGCTGGGCGCCACCGGCGACATCCTGTGCTCCTTCCTCGGCGAGGACGGCGGGCTGATCGACCATCCCGTCAACCGGCGGGTCTGCGCCTTTCCGCCGGAGGAGCTCTCGCGCATCCCCAAGGTGGTGATCGCCTCGGGCGGCTACGAGAAGGTCGGCGTGCTGCGCGCGGCGCTGGCGCTGACCCGCGCCTCGGTGCTGATCACCGACGAGACCGCGGCACTGGGGCTGCTGGCGGGGTGA
- a CDS encoding sugar ABC transporter ATP-binding protein has translation MSVPPAATGNAPTGLSIRGIKKSFGDVDVLFGIDLDVRPGEVVALLGENGAGKSTLSGIIAGAVRPSAGTMTWNGAPYAPHQPGDAIAAGIGMIHQEMRLLPHLSIAENVFVGRLPLKGGRIDRDTMNRLASAQLRRLGLDVPPTRLVGTLTIAAQQQVEIAKALVLQAKLLILDEPTAALGGHETDLLFEQINRLKAEGYSFIYISHRLEEIARIADRVVVLRDGHLVATHDTAQLPVRTFVEAMVGRSVERMFPDLPAPGGDVVLEVRGLTSAHGAFRDVGFEVRKGEILGFAGLIGAGRTEVMRAISGADPRRAGEILVDGKPVAMRSPADSIEAGMVLVPEDRKAQGAILDHSIAENLCLPNLDTVAPDGWVRPARVLAFAREGIRKLGVKGVPDQAIRNLSGGNQQKAIIAKWIARSPKVFILDEPTRGIDVGARAAIYDVIADLARAGMAVIVVSSDLEEVLGLSHRVVVMSRGRQMGILPKEKATSVAVMELATA, from the coding sequence ATGTCCGTCCCGCCTGCCGCGACCGGAAACGCCCCGACGGGCCTTTCCATCCGCGGCATCAAGAAATCCTTCGGCGACGTCGACGTGCTGTTCGGCATCGACCTCGACGTTCGGCCGGGCGAGGTGGTGGCGCTCCTGGGCGAGAACGGCGCCGGCAAGTCGACGCTCTCCGGCATCATCGCCGGCGCGGTGCGCCCCTCCGCCGGCACGATGACCTGGAACGGCGCGCCCTATGCGCCGCACCAGCCGGGCGACGCCATCGCCGCCGGCATCGGCATGATCCACCAGGAGATGCGCCTCCTGCCGCACCTCTCCATCGCCGAGAACGTCTTCGTCGGCCGGCTGCCGCTGAAGGGCGGGCGGATCGATCGCGACACCATGAACCGGCTCGCCAGCGCGCAGTTGCGCCGGCTCGGCCTCGACGTCCCGCCCACCCGGCTGGTCGGCACCCTGACCATCGCCGCCCAGCAGCAGGTCGAGATCGCCAAGGCGCTGGTGCTGCAGGCCAAGCTCCTGATCCTCGACGAGCCGACGGCAGCCCTCGGCGGGCACGAGACCGACCTCCTGTTCGAGCAGATCAACCGCCTCAAGGCCGAAGGCTATTCGTTCATCTACATCTCGCACCGGCTGGAGGAGATCGCCCGCATCGCCGACCGCGTCGTCGTGCTGCGCGACGGCCATCTCGTCGCCACCCACGACACGGCGCAGCTGCCGGTCCGCACCTTCGTCGAGGCCATGGTCGGGCGCAGCGTCGAGCGCATGTTCCCCGACCTGCCCGCCCCCGGCGGCGACGTCGTCCTGGAGGTGCGCGGCCTGACCTCCGCCCATGGCGCCTTCCGCGATGTCGGCTTCGAGGTGCGCAAGGGCGAGATCCTCGGCTTCGCCGGCCTGATCGGCGCCGGCCGCACCGAGGTGATGCGCGCCATTTCCGGCGCCGACCCGCGCCGCGCCGGCGAGATCCTCGTCGACGGCAAGCCGGTGGCGATGAGAAGCCCGGCCGACAGCATCGAGGCCGGCATGGTGCTGGTGCCGGAGGACCGCAAGGCGCAGGGCGCCATCCTCGACCATTCCATCGCCGAGAATCTCTGCCTGCCCAACCTCGACACGGTCGCGCCTGACGGCTGGGTGCGGCCGGCCCGGGTGCTCGCCTTCGCCCGCGAGGGCATCCGCAAGCTCGGCGTCAAGGGCGTGCCGGACCAGGCGATCCGCAACCTTTCCGGCGGCAACCAGCAGAAGGCGATCATCGCCAAGTGGATCGCCCGCAGCCCGAAAGTGTTCATCCTGGACGAGCCGACCCGCGGCATCGACGTCGGCGCCCGCGCGGCGATCTACGACGTCATCGCCGACCTCGCCCGGGCCGGCATGGCGGTCATCGTGGTGAGCTCGGATCTGGAGGAAGTGCTGGGCCTGTCCCACCGCGTCGTGGTGATGAGCCGCGGGCGGCAGATGGGCATCCTGCCGAAGGAGAAGGCGACCAGCGTCGCCGTGATGGAGCTGGCCACGGCGTGA
- a CDS encoding NAD(P)H-dependent oxidoreductase: protein MALTQLAAELVERAERLGPITIGLAGAGQMGTDIVVQVALMPGVRIGAISEVRPQAALDAALLAGHDRGDIVEAGTASAIDRAIEAGKIAVTSDLYALAAAGRIDVVIDATGNPNIGTLFALEAMKNGKHIVMLNVEADITIGRFLKEEARKAGVVYTGAAGDEPACTMEIIGFVQSLGFDIVAAGKGKNNPLNFAAMPEAYEAEARERNMNARMLVEFVDGSKTMIEMVAIANATGLVPDVPGMHGPTAGRDELASVLCPKADGGVLHRKGVVDYSIGKGVAPGVFVVVETRHPRILERMVDLKVGKGPYFTIFRPYHLTSLETPLSAARAVAHGRADMQPLDHPVAEATALAKRDLHPGQLLEKIGEHDYRGWAMTWADARRAGALPIGLAERAKVLKPIKAGEPLTYENCAPDDSMVVTQIRRRLDQSDARFVTGDAA from the coding sequence ATGGCCCTTACGCAACTCGCGGCGGAGTTGGTCGAGCGCGCGGAGCGCCTCGGACCGATCACCATCGGCCTCGCCGGCGCCGGCCAGATGGGCACGGACATCGTCGTGCAGGTGGCGCTGATGCCGGGCGTGCGCATCGGCGCCATCTCCGAGGTCCGGCCGCAGGCGGCGCTCGACGCGGCGCTGCTGGCCGGCCACGACCGCGGCGACATCGTCGAGGCCGGCACGGCGAGCGCCATCGACCGCGCCATCGAGGCCGGCAAGATCGCCGTCACCTCGGATCTCTACGCCCTCGCCGCCGCCGGACGGATCGACGTGGTGATCGACGCCACCGGCAACCCCAACATCGGCACGCTGTTCGCGCTCGAGGCGATGAAGAACGGCAAGCACATCGTCATGCTCAATGTCGAGGCCGACATCACCATCGGCCGCTTCCTCAAGGAGGAGGCGCGCAAGGCCGGCGTGGTCTATACCGGAGCGGCGGGCGACGAGCCGGCCTGCACCATGGAGATCATCGGCTTCGTCCAGAGCCTCGGCTTCGACATCGTCGCCGCCGGCAAGGGCAAGAACAATCCGCTCAATTTCGCCGCCATGCCGGAGGCGTACGAGGCGGAGGCGCGCGAGCGCAACATGAACGCCCGCATGCTGGTCGAGTTCGTCGACGGCTCCAAGACCATGATCGAGATGGTGGCCATCGCCAACGCCACCGGCCTGGTGCCCGACGTGCCGGGCATGCACGGCCCGACCGCCGGCCGCGACGAGCTCGCCTCGGTGCTCTGCCCCAAGGCCGACGGCGGCGTGCTCCACAGAAAGGGCGTGGTCGACTATTCCATCGGCAAGGGCGTCGCGCCCGGCGTCTTCGTGGTGGTGGAGACCCGCCACCCCCGCATCCTGGAGCGCATGGTCGACCTCAAGGTCGGCAAGGGGCCGTACTTCACCATCTTCCGGCCCTATCACCTCACCAGCCTGGAGACGCCGCTGTCGGCGGCGCGGGCCGTGGCCCACGGCCGCGCCGACATGCAGCCGCTCGACCACCCCGTCGCCGAGGCGACGGCGCTGGCCAAGCGCGACCTCCATCCCGGCCAGCTCCTGGAGAAGATCGGCGAGCACGACTATCGCGGCTGGGCCATGACCTGGGCCGATGCCCGCCGCGCCGGCGCGCTGCCCATCGGCCTGGCCGAGCGTGCCAAGGTGCTGAAGCCGATCAAGGCGGGCGAGCCGCTCACCTACGAGAACTGCGCTCCCGACGATTCCATGGTGGTGACGCAGATCCGCCGGCGCCTCGACCAGTCCGACGCGCGCTTCGTCACCGGCGACGCGGCCTGA